From one Phocaeicola salanitronis DSM 18170 genomic stretch:
- a CDS encoding cupin domain-containing protein codes for MDNKMVINHKEVEKVDMGKGVIRQDFAMGKNLNVLHWNMSDQSVVGMHTHPQEQFGYVIKGGFRLTIGDKEYELKEGDAYLVPADVPHGFVAIGETEAIDVFAPVKTVFPWDK; via the coding sequence ATGGACAACAAGATGGTGATTAATCACAAAGAAGTAGAAAAAGTAGATATGGGTAAAGGTGTAATCCGTCAAGATTTCGCCATGGGCAAGAATCTGAATGTATTGCACTGGAATATGTCTGACCAAAGTGTGGTAGGTATGCATACGCATCCGCAGGAACAATTCGGATATGTCATCAAGGGTGGTTTCCGCCTTACGATTGGCGATAAGGAATATGAACTGAAAGAAGGCGATGCTTATTTGGTTCCCGCAGATGTGCCTCATGGTTTTGTAGCTATAGGTGAAACGGAAGCCATTGATGTGTTCGCTCCGGTCAAGACAGTTTTTCCGTGGGATAAATAA